From one Lotus japonicus ecotype B-129 chromosome 3, LjGifu_v1.2 genomic stretch:
- the LOC130745583 gene encoding uncharacterized protein LOC130745583, translating to MAIGKMGITDWFHRKITDPLLSIIRRGAEPNQLAFSAALGITFGVFPICGVTVFLCAMAIALLGSYCHAPTVMLANFVATPIELSLVVPFLRFGEVISGGPHFPLTSDALKKVFTGQASREVLLSVAHALLGWLVASPFILGTLYIVLLPCFKFLVQKFSTVPLSPKKPLLHPHSEISLKVRDV from the exons ATGGCGATTGGGAAGATGGGAATAACCGATTGGTTCCACAGGAAGATCACTGATCCCCTTCTTTCCATTATTCGCCG aGGAGCTGAGCCTAACCAGTTGGCTTTTTCTGCTGCTCTTGGCATTACATTTGGAGTATTTCCTATATGTG GTGTCACTGTATTCCTCTGTGCAATGGCTATTGCATTGCTTGGATCATATTGCCATGCTCCAACTGTGATGCTTGCTAACTTTGTTGCTACGCCAATAGAGTTGAG tctggTTGTACCCTTTCTACGCTTTGGTGAAGTTATCTCTGGTGGACCTCATTTCCCTTTGACATCTGATGCTTTAAAGAAAGTTTTTACTGGTCAAGCTTCACGTGAAGTCTTATTAAGTGTTGCCCATGCG TTATTAGGGTGGCTGGTTGCATCACCTTTTATTTTGGGAACTCTGTACATAGTACTATTACCATGCTTCAAATTTTTGGTTCAGAAATTCTCAACTGTTCCTTTAAGTCCGAAGAAGCCTCTTCTCCATCCACACTCAGAAATAAGCCTGAAGGTAAGGGATGTTTGA
- the LOC130745584 gene encoding uncharacterized protein LOC130745584, which yields MFGTRFAIEQRGAIAPAQWWRMYGKSTPNLQRLAIKILSLAYSVSGCEHNWSVLEQIHTKKRNKLEHKRLEDLVFVKYNQALVRRYNIRDELDPISLDDIDKSNEWLVGTMDEDGNDAENDRVFPNDDLTWDVVYQASGIGEPTINTRRRTRKRKEVPTAADTSSKKKKGASKKGKEVVVVEEEEEEILDNDLEDT from the exons ATGTTTGGAACTAGATTTGCAATTGAACAAAGGGGCGCAATTGCACCAG CTCAATGGTGGAGAATGTATGGAAAATCAACACCGAATTTGCAACGGTTGGCAATAAAGATCTTAAGTTTGGCTTACAGTGTTTCTGGGTGTGAACACAATTGGAGTGTGCTTGAACAA ATTCatacaaagaaaagaaataagcTTGAGCATAAGAGACTTGAGGACTTGGTGTTTGTCAAGTATAATCAAGCACTAGTAAGAAGGTACAATATTAGAGATGAGTTGGACCCTATCTCCTTGGATGACATTGATAAGAGCAATGAATGGCTAGTGGGGACGATGGATGAGGATGGAAATGATGCTGAAAATGATAGGGTATTTCCGAATGATGACCTCACTTGGGATGTTGTTTACCAAGCTTCAGGAATTGGAGAGCCTACTATTAACACTAGGCGAAGAactagaaaaagaaaagaggtCCCAACTGCTGCAGATACTTCatctaagaagaagaaaggtgcttccaagaaaggaaaagaggtggtggttgttgaagaggaagaagaagagatatTAGACAATGATTTGGAGGACACGTAA
- the LOC130745579 gene encoding glycerophosphodiester phosphodiesterase GDPD4 isoform X2, producing the protein MKRELGTMHRSRSSRAGVGRRRHWQWQWQLRFPSRNLIILSLVILALLPPILFHFRLRRFHQMQLRRCGWLTHPPLICAHGGDSSKMAAYLHALRARVDCIEIDVSRSSDGVLFALHDRDLQRLSGNTSAKVGHMSSKEIRELSASGQSIEKIKDESIPTIQDALMLTANAVRQIVLDIKVGPPFYEKGLAEDILSIVEKTECRNCLVWAKSDNLARDVIKLSSEISVGYIVMREPSTGARTKLLRIKGAEVVGVYHPLIDEKLMRVLRRRNKRVYAWTVDDAESMQKMLFEHVDAIVTGDPTLLQRLMQDTRTQCLEEGYSLTH; encoded by the exons ATGAAGAGAGAATTGGGAACAATGCATAGGTCAAGATCTTCAAGAGCTGGAGTGGGAAGAAGAAGACACTGGCAATGGCAATGGCAGTTGAGATTTCCTTCACGGAACCTCATCATTCTCAGTCTCGTCATTCTAGCACTTCTACCTCCGATCCTCTTCCATTTCCGCCTCCGTCGCTTCCACCAGATGCAGCTTCGCCGCTGCGGTTGGCTTACTCATCCCCCTCTCATCTGTGCGCACGGCGGCGATTCATCTAAG ATGGCTGCGTATCTCCATGCTCTTCGTGCTCGAGTGGACTGTATCGAGATTGATGTCTCTCGTTCTTCAGATGGAGTTTTGTTTGCTCTCCATGACAG GGATCTGCAGCGGTTGTCTGGAAACACTAGTGCTAAAGTTGGTCACATGAGCTCCAAAGAG ATAAGAGAGCTTAGTGCTTCTGGTCAGTCAATTGAGAAGATTAAGGATGAAAGTATACCCACAATTCAAGATGCTCTGATG TTGACTGCAAATGCAGTACGACAGATAGTCCTAGATATTAAAGTTGGACCCCCATTTTATGAGAAAGGACTTGCTGAAGACATTCTTTCTATT GTGGAGAAGACAGAGTGCAGAAACTGCCTCGTATGGGCTAAAAGTGACAATTTAGCAAGGGATGTAATTAAGCTCTCGTCAGAAATTTCG GTTGGCTACATTGTTATGAGGGAGCCTTCCACTGGGGCGAGAACAAAATTGTTGCGGATTAAAGGCGCTGAGGTTGTTGGTGTCTACCACCCATTGATTGATGAAAAGCTTATGAGGGTTTTGCGCAG AAGGAATAAAAGGGTGTATGCCTGGACTGTTGATGATGCGGAATCCATGCAAAAGATGTTGTTTGAGCATGTTGATGCTATTGTTACGGGCGACCCAACTTTACTTCAGCGCCTAATGCAAGATACCAGAACACAATGTCTCGAAGAAGGTTATTCATTAACCCACTGA
- the LOC130745579 gene encoding glycerophosphodiester phosphodiesterase GDPD4 isoform X1, whose amino-acid sequence MKRELGTMHRSRSSRAGVGRRRHWQWQWQLRFPSRNLIILSLVILALLPPILFHFRLRRFHQMQLRRCGWLTHPPLICAHGGDSSKASANTMAAYLHALRARVDCIEIDVSRSSDGVLFALHDRDLQRLSGNTSAKVGHMSSKEIRELSASGQSIEKIKDESIPTIQDALMLTANAVRQIVLDIKVGPPFYEKGLAEDILSIVEKTECRNCLVWAKSDNLARDVIKLSSEISVGYIVMREPSTGARTKLLRIKGAEVVGVYHPLIDEKLMRVLRRRNKRVYAWTVDDAESMQKMLFEHVDAIVTGDPTLLQRLMQDTRTQCLEEGYSLTH is encoded by the exons ATGAAGAGAGAATTGGGAACAATGCATAGGTCAAGATCTTCAAGAGCTGGAGTGGGAAGAAGAAGACACTGGCAATGGCAATGGCAGTTGAGATTTCCTTCACGGAACCTCATCATTCTCAGTCTCGTCATTCTAGCACTTCTACCTCCGATCCTCTTCCATTTCCGCCTCCGTCGCTTCCACCAGATGCAGCTTCGCCGCTGCGGTTGGCTTACTCATCCCCCTCTCATCTGTGCGCACGGCGGCGATTCATCTAAGGCCTCCGCCAACACC ATGGCTGCGTATCTCCATGCTCTTCGTGCTCGAGTGGACTGTATCGAGATTGATGTCTCTCGTTCTTCAGATGGAGTTTTGTTTGCTCTCCATGACAG GGATCTGCAGCGGTTGTCTGGAAACACTAGTGCTAAAGTTGGTCACATGAGCTCCAAAGAG ATAAGAGAGCTTAGTGCTTCTGGTCAGTCAATTGAGAAGATTAAGGATGAAAGTATACCCACAATTCAAGATGCTCTGATG TTGACTGCAAATGCAGTACGACAGATAGTCCTAGATATTAAAGTTGGACCCCCATTTTATGAGAAAGGACTTGCTGAAGACATTCTTTCTATT GTGGAGAAGACAGAGTGCAGAAACTGCCTCGTATGGGCTAAAAGTGACAATTTAGCAAGGGATGTAATTAAGCTCTCGTCAGAAATTTCG GTTGGCTACATTGTTATGAGGGAGCCTTCCACTGGGGCGAGAACAAAATTGTTGCGGATTAAAGGCGCTGAGGTTGTTGGTGTCTACCACCCATTGATTGATGAAAAGCTTATGAGGGTTTTGCGCAG AAGGAATAAAAGGGTGTATGCCTGGACTGTTGATGATGCGGAATCCATGCAAAAGATGTTGTTTGAGCATGTTGATGCTATTGTTACGGGCGACCCAACTTTACTTCAGCGCCTAATGCAAGATACCAGAACACAATGTCTCGAAGAAGGTTATTCATTAACCCACTGA
- the LOC130745579 gene encoding glycerophosphodiester phosphodiesterase GDPD4 isoform X3: protein MLFVLEWTVSRLMSLVLQMEFCLLSMTGRDLQRLSGNTSAKVGHMSSKEIRELSASGQSIEKIKDESIPTIQDALMLTANAVRQIVLDIKVGPPFYEKGLAEDILSIVEKTECRNCLVWAKSDNLARDVIKLSSEISVGYIVMREPSTGARTKLLRIKGAEVVGVYHPLIDEKLMRVLRRRNKRVYAWTVDDAESMQKMLFEHVDAIVTGDPTLLQRLMQDTRTQCLEEGYSLTH from the exons ATGCTCTTCGTGCTCGAGTGGACTGTATCGAGATTGATGTCTCTCGTTCTTCAGATGGAGTTTTGTTTGCTCTCCATGACAG GCAGGGATCTGCAGCGGTTGTCTGGAAACACTAGTGCTAAAGTTGGTCACATGAGCTCCAAAGAG ATAAGAGAGCTTAGTGCTTCTGGTCAGTCAATTGAGAAGATTAAGGATGAAAGTATACCCACAATTCAAGATGCTCTGATG TTGACTGCAAATGCAGTACGACAGATAGTCCTAGATATTAAAGTTGGACCCCCATTTTATGAGAAAGGACTTGCTGAAGACATTCTTTCTATT GTGGAGAAGACAGAGTGCAGAAACTGCCTCGTATGGGCTAAAAGTGACAATTTAGCAAGGGATGTAATTAAGCTCTCGTCAGAAATTTCG GTTGGCTACATTGTTATGAGGGAGCCTTCCACTGGGGCGAGAACAAAATTGTTGCGGATTAAAGGCGCTGAGGTTGTTGGTGTCTACCACCCATTGATTGATGAAAAGCTTATGAGGGTTTTGCGCAG AAGGAATAAAAGGGTGTATGCCTGGACTGTTGATGATGCGGAATCCATGCAAAAGATGTTGTTTGAGCATGTTGATGCTATTGTTACGGGCGACCCAACTTTACTTCAGCGCCTAATGCAAGATACCAGAACACAATGTCTCGAAGAAGGTTATTCATTAACCCACTGA